Proteins co-encoded in one Sebastes umbrosus isolate fSebUmb1 chromosome 20, fSebUmb1.pri, whole genome shotgun sequence genomic window:
- the h3f3d gene encoding H3 histone, family 3D, whose protein sequence is MARTKQTARKSTGGKAPRKQLATKAARKSAPSTGGVKKPHRYRPGTVALREIRRYQKSTELLIRKLPFQRLVREIAQDFKTDLRFQSAAIGALQEASEAYLVGLFEDTNLCAIHAKRVTIMPKDIQLARRIRGERA, encoded by the exons ATGGCTCGTACCAAGCAGACCGCTCGTAAATCCACCGGAGGAAAGGCGCCCAGGAAGCAGCTGGCCACCAAAGCTGCGAGGAAAAGCGCGCCATCCACCGGCGGAGTGAAGAAGCCCCACAGATACAG GCCTGGAACTGTTGCTCTGCGTGAGATCCGTCGTTACCAGAAGTCCACCGAGCTGCTCATCAGGAAGCTGCCTTTCCAGCGCCTTGTGAGGGAAATCGCTCAAGATTTCAAGACAGATCTGCGTTTCCAGAGTGCAGCTATTGGTGCTCTTCAG GAAGCCAGTGAGGCATACTTGGTTGGTCTGTTTGAGGACACCAACCTGTGCGCTATTCATGCAAAGAGGGTTACCATCATGCCCAAGGACATTCAGCTGGCCAGGCGAATTAGAGGGGAGCGTGCATAA
- the c20h8orf33 gene encoding UPF0488 protein C8orf33 homolog, whose translation MAEERLMFIDIEPKSTSSAPEQPLWTCSDNTFTFNFNPPALQEKTSPPDSETEPAASRISCTGQGTSFAFNFQIPPAPPVEDMETTETPDTSSPGGQQSVQEEKPSPSPAEPSVQLKAKKKKKKKSGKKNPSDSTEAPQTASSAEGSQGGEDAELSAEDQLNRQLDWCIEQLEVGMKTQKGTPKQKEEASRALKTLQSSKAPLAKKRQVMRAMNGDYRKKMEEEKSKQYKLIKSEIASSQVKVVPNSPKKSVFHRKAEVKTQTAATEENLQQDTDLKAQTQEETSAFVFTPSKEEFRFNFL comes from the exons ATGGCCGAGGAAAGGCTTATGTTTATAG atATTGAACCAAAGTCAACCAGCTCCGCTCCAGAGCAGCCCCTCTGGACTTGCAGTGACAACACCTTCACATTTAACTTTAACCCTCCAGCACTTCAGGAGAAAACATCTCCACCAGACAGCGAGACCGAACCAGCAGCGAGCCGGATATCCTGCACAGGACAAGGCACCTCTTTTGCCTTCAACTTTCAGATTCCTCCTGCTCCACCTGTGGAAGACATGGAGACGACAGAGACCCCAGACACTTCCTCTCCGGGCGGCCAACAAAGTGTCCAAGAGGAAAAGCCTTCTCCCTCTCCAGCTGAGCCGTCAGTGCAATTAaaagcaaagaagaagaagaagaagaaatctgGAAAGAAAAACCCCTCAGATAGCACAGAGGCACCGCAGACGGCAAGTTCAGCCGAGGGGAGTCAAGGAGGCGAGGATGCAGAGCTG agtgcAGAGGATCAGCTGAACAGACAGCTGGACTGGTGCATCGAGCAGCTGGAAGTTGGAATGAAGACCCAGAAGGGTACACCGAAACAGA AGGAGGAAGCCTCACGTGCCCTGAAAACTCTCCAAAGCTCCAAAGCTCCTCTGGCAAAGAAGAGGCAGGTGATGAGAGCCATGAATGGTGATTACAGGAAGAaaatggaggaggagaagagcaaGCAGTACAAACTCATTAAGAGCG AAATTGCATCATCGCAGGTCAAAGTTGTGCCAAATTCTCCAAAGAAGTCTGTTTTCCACCGGAAGGCTGAGGTCAAAACCCAGACAGCAGCCACAGAGGAGAACCTGCAACAGGATACAGACCTGAAAGCACAGACGCAGGAGGAGACGTCCGCTTTTGTCTTCACTCCATCAAAGGAGGAGTTTCGCTTCAATTTTCTCTGA
- the anks3 gene encoding ankyrin repeat and SAM domain-containing protein 3 has protein sequence MSELSDEASESEQLGASLSLWLGDSLVRPEELDVPLDLHTACSIGQYDVVAECIKKREVDLNGKNIGGWTPLMYASYIGHDNIANLLLEAGVNVNATTAKGLTPLMLAASCGNESIAYFLLQQGAELELKDSRGWTALFHCTSTGHQQMVRFLLDNNADANVKEPGSGFTTLMEAAASGHEIIVQYLLDHKVKIDDRNAKGETARALAMMYSYTKIVSLIDSRSPRTKPGHFEDLSSSEDSDSAPPRIRPSRNRAKGVSIHDGPQAIAKFRVGGTSKLSEPPAAPPGFMTFRDIGEKSEGIRYRDVTSPINELDGQSNSSRDDSPFFENDMPTMRSSSSSSEGLPQVISLNWEGSVESNEDSDQCKKSSSRRVNKSHHAKGKSRHGSNNAAHSSGTGNSGILSQVGLPPSYSGPKDLAEFLEQIGFSKYLPVLEEQDIDLRIFLTLTENDLKEIGITLFGPKRKMTSGIARWHSSARPPSDALEQAYADQLEAEMQEMAIQLHKHCEEAEGLQSQVSQEKELRTVMEGCLMEDKMAWRRVHAELVENHRLAQEMSATLAKSRTCSAELLSCFNTDGNTGVEDETKGDNGVKAEEGLTRSGVAELLKKLDSYEEELAGTLQTVLQSLRRLSAPEKVSDSWERP, from the exons atgtctgagctAAGTGACGAAGCCAGTGAGTCGGAGCAACTGGGTGCCAGCCTGTCCCTGTGGCTGGGCGACTCCCTGGTGCGGCCCGAGGAGCTGGACGTCCCTCTGGACCTCCACACTGCCTGCTCCATCGGCCAGTACGACGTGGTGGCAGAGTGCATCAAAAA ACGTGAGGTGGACCTGAATGGCAAGAACATCGGAGGATGGACCCCACTGATGTATGCATCTTATATCGGCCATGACAACATTGCAAATCTCCTGCTGGAGGCAGGTGTGAATGTAAATGCTACTACGGCCAAAGGATTAACCCCCTTGATGCTGGCAGCGAGCTGTGGGAATGAAAGTATCGCATACTTTCTGCTTCAG CAAGGCGCTGAGTTGGAGCTGAAGGACTCTCGAGGCTGGACCGCTCTGTTCCACTGCACGAGCACAGGCCACCAGCAGATGGTCAGGTTCCTGCTGGATAACAATGCTGACGCCAACGTCAA GGAGCCAGGGTCTGGTTTCACTACCCTGATGGAGGCTGCTGCTTCTGGACATGAAATCATTGTTCAGTACCTGCTTGATCAT AAAGTCAAAATAGATGACCGCAACGCTAAAGGAGAGACTGCTCGTGCCCTAGCGATGATGTATAGCTACACCAAGATCGTCAGCCTCATTGACTCGCGTTCCCCGAGGACCAAACCGG GACATTTTGAAGACCTGAGCTCCTCCGAGGACTCGGACAGCGCGCCCCCACGGATAAGGCCGAGTCGAAACCGAGCTAAAGGCGTTAGCATCCATGATGGGCCGCAGGCCATTGCCAAGTTCCGAGTAGGAGGCACCAGCAAACTGTCTG AGCCTCCTGCAGCGCCGCCAGGCTTCATGACGTTCCGGGATATCGGCGAAAAGAGCGAGGGCATTCGCTACCGTGACGTGACCTCGCCCATCAACGAGCTGGACGGCCAGAGCAATAGCAGCAGAG ATGACAGTCCGTTCTTTGAAAACGACATGCCCACcatgaggagcagcagcagcagcagcgaagGCCTGCCTCAGGTGATCAGCCTCAACTGGGAGGGCTCAGTGGAGAGCAACGAG GACTCTGACCAGTGCAAAAAGAGCAGCTCTCGCAGAGTAAATAAGAGCCATCACGCAAAAGGCAAGAGTCGCCACGGAAGCAACAATGCAGCTCACTCCAGCGGTACAGGGAACAGTGGGATACTCTCACAAGTTGGTCTACCACCCTCCTACTCTGGTCCAAAG GATCTGGCCGAGTTCTTGGAACAAATTGGCTTCTCTAAGTATCTCCCCGTACTCGAAGAGCAAGACATTGACCTGCGGATATTTCTCACCCTGACTGAAAATGATCTCAAAGAAATAGGGATCAC ATTGTTTGGACCCAAGCGCAAGATGACCTCGGGCATCGCAAGGTGGCACAGCAGCGCTCGACCCCCCAGCGACGCTCTGGAGCAGGCTTACGCCGACCAGCTTGAAGCTGAGATGCAGGAGATGGCCATTCAGCTACACAAA CACTGTGAGGAGGCGGAGGGCCTGCAGAGCCAGGTGTCTCAGGAGAAGGAGCTGCGTACCGTGATGGAGGGGTGTCTGATGGAGGACAAGATGGCGTGGAGGAGGGTACACGCCGAGCTGGTGGAGAACCACCGGCTGGCTCAGGAGATGAGCGCCACGCTGGCTAAGTCCAGAACCTGTAGCGCTGAACTGCTCTCCTGTTTCAATACTGATGGGAATACTGGCGTGGAAGATGAAACAAAAGGTGACAACGGTGTTAAAG CCGAGGAGGGCCTGACTCGCTCCGGTGTTGCAGAGCTACTAAAGAAGCTGGATTCCTATGAAGAAGAACTGG CGGGGACCCTGCAAACTGTGCTTCAGAGTCTGAGGCGACTGAGTGCCCCCGAAAAAGTCTCCGATAGCTGGGAACGGCCTTAA